gtttttataatattttctttttctagcTGCAGTAATTACAAGGTCAAGTgtatttcatcttttttcataaccttaacaaaaaataaaagttcaTCCAAAAAGAATCGTGCATCTTTGTGTTATCCTTTCTTCATTCTTAAATTCAATAGACATTCAAGTGCAGTAATTGAGTAAGGCTGCGATAACCCATAAAGTATTCTTATTTTAGTGAATCCTTTGTAACTTCCTTTAATTACAACTTACTAACAATGGAACTAAAAGTCCACCATGCttgcaatttctttttcttttttacataTAAATCAATTCGCATTATATAGGAAAATTTAACGATATTTTAGGTAATTTTAAAGTAGCTCATTTAAAGCCCTACAAGCTTGGTAGAAAATAGACTTTAAATCGTAGGTTTATTTCTATATCCATAGTACGGTAATACTAAGCTAGGAACATTCACATCCACATAAAGAAGATGattaaatttacaaaaataaaagttcaaTTTTGTAATATCAGACTAATGTATTTGTCCAAGGTTAAATTTAATCATGTAAAGTATGTGTATATTATACGGTAGGGCATAAATTTCTTATACAAGAAAAATCGTTataatttgtaaaaaaataggagCATCGCTCATCCGTTGATTATCGTCATAAAACATTATGCCTCACCCAACATATATCCATCATTGATTGCTGTTAAGTCGAGTCGTCCAAATGTGTCGTGGGAATTCAAAACGATAAAATATAAGCTTCTAAGTATTTAAAAGGATTATTTGCTGGATAACCAACTATGTGAAAgggaaaacaaaaaatcaacaaaatgAAGCCCATAGAGTTTAGATTCATCAGAAGTAAGTGATAAAGGGATAAAGAGCAAAATTTAGTCAAAACAAATAGCGTATAGTAAATGCATCTATAGTTGgcgtaaacaaaaatcatatCTTAAAAGGTACATAAACAGTTTCTTTATAATTGCATAGACTCTAAAAGTGGGAGACACCAAAACTCTGCTTGGAAGCGGAGGTAGAAGCatcattatcattttttgaattgaaaGGTGAACTCAAAGTAGAAGCCTTTTGAAGCGGTGATTCATTTCCATAAATTTTGTCGTCAATCGAACGAAGTTGGTTTGTCAATGGTACTGCGAAACTGGGAGGTGGGGTTATAGGGGCACTCTTAGTACCATTCAATGAATGCTCTTGCAAAAATCGAGTAGCTAACGGTGCCGGCATATTAAATCTTAAATTTGGAGATGCAGGTTGCGACTGACTTACGCTcgtattctttttattcgGATGAGTAACTACTAATTTTAACACCTCTCCATTCGGGCGAGCATAGTAATCGAGATCAAAGTACAGGCAAAAGATTCTAATGGCATTTAGAAGGTTTCCGTCCTTAGAAGTGGTTTCAAATGTTATTTCACGAGAAGGAATGCATTGATGAGCAAACAATAGAAGTCTACTATAAGTTTCAAGGGTACCAGTGTCATTCAAATTTAAGCCTTGATCAGTAAAGCTAACTTCAAACATCTTGTACTGCTGTTTACGACGTCTTTCTTCAGCTTGACgtttctttgctttttccaCCTTCTCGCGTTCTGCAGCTGGTAATTGGCGTTTCCATTCAACACGAAGACGTCTGCCATTAATTTCATAGCCATTAAGCGTTTGCACAACAACTTGAGCCTCTTCAGGACGAtaaaaattagcaaaagcCAATCCTCGAAATATTCCATTGTCATAGTGATAATTAAAGGCATAAGGTCTGGGAATACCTAGTTG
This region of Schizosaccharomyces pombe strain 972h- genome assembly, chromosome: II genomic DNA includes:
- the cip1 gene encoding RNA-binding protein Cip1, coding for MPNEIFPWKIRVDESRGLAGNSGTKKSNHEALSRLQSPLNSPKLQPIGSPQASRKTSGSGSSAPLYPKWSGALSLASSRAASPAPSDSFPTFGYSQLGGLENSSKGSALFNSANSIGTPYLSSRNSNSANEASAMAFHNVSPPSGAESSSESKSFSASGKGNKADTSAEPSLDAFNSTQIKAGSTANSNSTPVEPGEDTIPTAIVVKNIPFSLEKDTLLDHFKQLGIPRPYAFNYHYDNGIFRGLAFANFYRPEEAQVVVQTLNGYEINGRRLRVEWKRQLPAAEREKVEKAKKRQAEERRRKQQYKMFEVSFTDQGLNLNDTGTLETYSRLLLFAHQCIPSREITFETTSKDGNLLNAIRIFCLYFDLDYYARPNGEVLKLVVTHPNKKNTSVSQSQPASPNLRFNMPAPLATRFLQEHSLNGTKSAPITPPPSFAVPLTNQLRSIDDKIYGNESPLQKASTLSSPFNSKNDNDASTSASKQSFGVSHF